GGAACATGGTAAGAAAGATGATTCAAGCCTATGAAACTCAACTTGCTAATCAGCAAAACCAACAGCAATAAGACAGCAACAGGGTTAAACATATTCCTTTTAAAGGTGGCTCTCCATATATGGAGAGCCACTTCTATATTATATATTTTATAAACCAGGGACAATATATTTGTCCCTGGAATTGGGAGAGGAGAAACCGGAGGAAGAGCTTATGGGGATTAACTCTTCACTAGTTATTATGTACAATTCTCGTAAAATCAATACATTAATTTACAAGATTTAAGGTAAAATTGAAATTTATTTATAGTCTTGGTAAAATAAAGTTGTTATAGAAGGTGATGCTAAAATGAGGATAATTGCAGGTAGTGCAAAAAATAAAAGGATTAAAACATTACCAGGCGAGAAGGTAAGGCCAACTTCTGACAGGATAAAAGAATCACTATTTAGTATGTTAAACTTGAATAGTAGCATGAAAGTATTAGATTTATTTTCTGGAACAGGAAACCTTGGTATTGAAGCATTAAGCCGTGGAGTAAATTATTGTACCTTCGTAGAAATTTCCAGGACAGCATTTAATACTTTAAAAGAAAATGTCAGAGTATGCAGATTTGAAAATAAAAGTGAACTTATCAGGGGGGATGTGTATAATTGCATCAAGAAACTTAAAAATCAAGAAAAAA
The Natranaerofaba carboxydovora genome window above contains:
- the rsmD gene encoding 16S rRNA (guanine(966)-N(2))-methyltransferase RsmD, whose product is MEGDAKMRIIAGSAKNKRIKTLPGEKVRPTSDRIKESLFSMLNLNSSMKVLDLFSGTGNLGIEALSRGVNYCTFVEISRTAFNTLKENVRVCRFENKSELIRGDVYNCIKKLKNQEKKYDLIFADPPYEQNHINELLSNDYLPDIITSNGLLMIEHSSKELPNLEEVCEVKKTIKWSIIKQKVYGGTYLTFLIKEVK